The following are encoded in a window of Thunnus albacares chromosome 17, fThuAlb1.1, whole genome shotgun sequence genomic DNA:
- the spsb3a gene encoding SPRY domain-containing SOCS box protein 3a isoform X1, whose product MSRRSRNSRAWRYVWGGIRRDADARELVLASESEDWNRLEYSDSDSDAEFSMMIPPVPSAVPVTGESYCGCDSRAETSYNPRLRGFHQVKDCHCGEDDQEFDWVWDANSRSTATLLSCDNRKVNFHSEYSCGTAAIRGSKELAEGQHFWEIKMTSPVYGTDMMVGIGTSDVNLDKYRHSFCSLLGKDSDSWGLSYTGLLHHKGDKMNYSSRFGQGSIIGVHLDTWHGTLTFFKNRKCIGVAATELQNKRFYPMACSTAAKSSMKVIRSCSAPTSLLYLCCARLRQLLPDCIDTLDVLPLPPGLRHLLHNKLGWVLSLNSGTTEDAPDGPERPSCLPVPPLAGPSSSESDSEGCTSDPEACQRKRCRWT is encoded by the exons ATGTCCAGGCGAAGCAGGAACAGTCGTGCATGGCGATATGTTTGGGGTGGAATACGGCGTGATGCTGATGCCCGGGAACTTGTGTTGGCGTCTGAGAGTGAAGATTGGAACCGCCTAGAG TACAGTGATTCGGACTCAGATGCCGAGTTTTCAATGATGATCCCTCCAGTGCCCAGCGCAGTGCCTGTCACCGGAGAGTCCTACTGTGGCTGCGACTCCCGGGCTGAGACTAGCTACAACCCTCGCCTGCGAGGTTTTCACCAAGTTAAAGACTGCCACTGTGGAGAAGATGACCAAG AGTTTGACTGGGTTTGGGATGCCAACAGCCGATCGACAGCAACGTTATTGAGCTGCGACAATCGCAAAGTCAACTTCCACTCTGAATACAGCTGTGGTACAGCTGCAATCCGTGGCTCTAAGGAGCTGGCTGAAGGGCAGCACTTCTGGGAAATCAAGATGACTTCCCCAGTGTATGGAACAGACATG ATGGTTGGTATTGGTACATCTGATGTCAACCTAGACAAATACAGACATTCGTTCTGCAGCCTGCTGGGAAAAGATTCGGACAGCTGGGGTCTTTCTTACACTG GCTTGTTGCATCATAAAGGAGACAAGATGAACTACTCTTCCCGGTTTGGACAGGGGTCCATCATTGGAGTCCATCTGGACACATGGCATGGCACGCTTACTTTCTTCAAGAATCGCAAGTGTATAG GTGTTGCTGCCACAGAGCTACAAAATAAGAGGTTTTATCCGATGGCGTGCTCCACAGCAGCGAAGAGCAGCATGAAGGTGATCAGGTCCTGCTCTGCACCCACCTCCCTGCTCTATCTTTGCTGTGCTCGCCTTCGCCAGCTGCTGCCGGACTGTATAGACACCCTGGACGTGTTACCACTGCCACCGGGCCTTCGTCACTTGCTCCACAACAAACTGGGTTGGGTGCTCAGTCTCAACAGCGGCACCACAGAGGATGCACCAGACGGGCCTGAGCGCCCGTCATGCTTGCCTGTCCCACCGTTGGCTGGACCGTCCTCCTCTGAGAGCGACTCAGAGGGTTGTACGTCTGACCCTGAAGCCTGCCAGAGGAAGAGATGCCGCTGGACATGA
- the spsb3a gene encoding SPRY domain-containing SOCS box protein 3a isoform X2 codes for MMIPPVPSAVPVTGESYCGCDSRAETSYNPRLRGFHQVKDCHCGEDDQEFDWVWDANSRSTATLLSCDNRKVNFHSEYSCGTAAIRGSKELAEGQHFWEIKMTSPVYGTDMMVGIGTSDVNLDKYRHSFCSLLGKDSDSWGLSYTGLLHHKGDKMNYSSRFGQGSIIGVHLDTWHGTLTFFKNRKCIGVAATELQNKRFYPMACSTAAKSSMKVIRSCSAPTSLLYLCCARLRQLLPDCIDTLDVLPLPPGLRHLLHNKLGWVLSLNSGTTEDAPDGPERPSCLPVPPLAGPSSSESDSEGCTSDPEACQRKRCRWT; via the exons ATGATGATCCCTCCAGTGCCCAGCGCAGTGCCTGTCACCGGAGAGTCCTACTGTGGCTGCGACTCCCGGGCTGAGACTAGCTACAACCCTCGCCTGCGAGGTTTTCACCAAGTTAAAGACTGCCACTGTGGAGAAGATGACCAAG AGTTTGACTGGGTTTGGGATGCCAACAGCCGATCGACAGCAACGTTATTGAGCTGCGACAATCGCAAAGTCAACTTCCACTCTGAATACAGCTGTGGTACAGCTGCAATCCGTGGCTCTAAGGAGCTGGCTGAAGGGCAGCACTTCTGGGAAATCAAGATGACTTCCCCAGTGTATGGAACAGACATG ATGGTTGGTATTGGTACATCTGATGTCAACCTAGACAAATACAGACATTCGTTCTGCAGCCTGCTGGGAAAAGATTCGGACAGCTGGGGTCTTTCTTACACTG GCTTGTTGCATCATAAAGGAGACAAGATGAACTACTCTTCCCGGTTTGGACAGGGGTCCATCATTGGAGTCCATCTGGACACATGGCATGGCACGCTTACTTTCTTCAAGAATCGCAAGTGTATAG GTGTTGCTGCCACAGAGCTACAAAATAAGAGGTTTTATCCGATGGCGTGCTCCACAGCAGCGAAGAGCAGCATGAAGGTGATCAGGTCCTGCTCTGCACCCACCTCCCTGCTCTATCTTTGCTGTGCTCGCCTTCGCCAGCTGCTGCCGGACTGTATAGACACCCTGGACGTGTTACCACTGCCACCGGGCCTTCGTCACTTGCTCCACAACAAACTGGGTTGGGTGCTCAGTCTCAACAGCGGCACCACAGAGGATGCACCAGACGGGCCTGAGCGCCCGTCATGCTTGCCTGTCCCACCGTTGGCTGGACCGTCCTCCTCTGAGAGCGACTCAGAGGGTTGTACGTCTGACCCTGAAGCCTGCCAGAGGAAGAGATGCCGCTGGACATGA